In Lotus japonicus ecotype B-129 chromosome 5, LjGifu_v1.2, one genomic interval encodes:
- the LOC130717772 gene encoding uncharacterized protein LOC130717772 isoform X3 has translation MPPEPLPWDRKDFFKERKHERSESVGSVARWRDSSHHRDFHRWGSAEFRRPPGHGKQGGWHLFSEESGHGYAGSRSGDKMVEEDSRPSISRGDGKYGRSGSRENRGSSGPRDWRGHSWENSNGSQNFSRRPPDVNNDQRSVDDTLAHSSHPHSDFANNSWDQHHLKDQNDKMGGFNGTGTGPRCDRENSLGAADWKPLKWTRSGSLSSRASGFSHTSSSRSMGGADSYEVKAELQPKNATASKSHSGEAATARVTSSAPSEDTTSRKKPRLGWGEGLAKYEKKKVEGPELSVNKDGPVSSTSNMEPCNVFSPNLVDKSPKLTGFSDCASPATPSSVACSSSPAGVDDKLFSKSANVDSDFSNLTGSPAPGSQNHLQKFSFNLHNLDIYSLNNLGSSIVDLVQSDDPSSVDSGLGRSSAINKLLIWKADISKVLEMTETEIDSLENELKSLKSEPGDKCPPAPGSQVVGNNEIFCEDLAGVNKVTRPVPLKIVSSDEPDVEKMPQSNNLHSIHENANEEDIDSPGTATSKFVEPLPLIKAVSSCEARGYDNFSADLNARQSAAVKSLVPCTTRRNASVSACGDSNTSMEVKVSLDASSGASLSYSSEDIYNTIISSNKEIADRAHDAFAKLLPKECCKIDNVGANNGSCTGGLIVEKIAEKKQFARFKERVIALKFKALHHVWKEDMRLLSMKKCRQKSHKKNELSVRTTYNGNQKNRSSIRSRFTSPAGNHLSMVPTSEIINFTSTLLSESQVKAQRNALKMPALILDEKEKLISKFISSNGLVEDPLAVEKEKAMINPWTSEEREIFLEKFAALGKDFRKIASFLDHKTTADCVEFYYKNHKSDCFVKLKKEGLCKLGKSFSAKTSLVASGKKWNREVNAASLEILSAASVMADGMSGNKKMRSRSFLLGGYGNVKKSKGEDSFIDRSSSFDIHGDERETAAAADVLAGICGSLSSEAMSSCITSSVDPVDGNTDRKFLKANPLCRKPLTPDVTQNVEDETCSDQSSDEMDLSDWTDDEKAALLQAVSSFGKDFAKIARCVGTKSQEQCKVFFSKARKCLRLDLMHPIPGNGRSLGNDDANGGGSDTDDACVVETGSAVGTDKSGTKTDEDLPSMNAFHDESNPVEPRNLSAELNESKENNLTAVDLEDINLISDACAIKVESKLGSDDDSEVVLASPDKSASVSERAAMIMSGSIEGGKERANKLGGAELISAPEVVELRECNSVPADRLTSEVSLGGLGNKLKTQRVLSPHCFDDRDDKHEANTGVVELKSSVQDSSTSLNVSLSSVGSSYSGLCFDSENKHVFVGKPPISALSLKEFHPTANSLLQNAAADVQSEKAASQVQLSSTSDIQGIRDMHCHNPISNGDHQLPLPGNHLMASILQGYPLQVPIKKEVNVNMNCSGSATELPLLSQKIEQADDHFKTTLRRPSDSEKASRNGDVKLFGKILTNPSSTQKPNLTTKGIEENGTHHPKLSNKSSSLKFSGHHNTDGHLKILKFDRNDHNDYLGLENVPMRSYGFWDGNRIQTGLSALPDSTILLAKYPAAFSNYPASSAMLEHQSLQTFAKNNERHLNGASAFTTRDINGSNAVIDYQMFRSRDVKHCQDVFTDMQRRNGFETISSLQQQGRGVIGMNGVGRPGILVGGSCSGVSDPVAAIKMHYTNSDKYGGQTGSITREDESWGGKGDLGR, from the exons ATGCCGCCTGAACCATTGCCTTGGGATCGAAAGGACTTCTTCAAGGAGAGGAAGCACGAGAGGTCCGAGTCGGTTGGGTCCGTCGCGAGATGGAGAGATTCTTCTCATCACCGGGACTTCCACCGCTGGGGATCGGCCGAGTTTCGCAGACCGCCTG GTCATGGTAAGCAGGGTGGTTGGCACCTGTTTTCCGAGGAATCTGGCCATGGGTACGCGGGTTCTCGGTCCGGCGACAAGATGGTGGAGGAAGATAGTCGGCCATCGATCTCACGTGGTGATGGAAAATATGGCAGGAGCGGTAGCAGGGAAAATAGAGGTTCCTCTGGGCCGAGAGATTGGAGAGGACACTCATGGGAAAACTCTAATGGCTCTCAGAATTTTTCCAGGAGGCCACCAGATGTGAATAATGACCAGAGGTCAGTTGACGATACCCTAGCGCATTCCTCTCATCCACATTCTGATTTTGCGAATAACTCTTGGGATCAGCATCACTTGAAAGACCAGAATGATAAGATGGGTGGTTTCAATGGGACGGGAACAGGCCCCAGATGTGATAGGGAGAATTCTCTCGGTGCAGCTGACTGGAAGCCACTTAAATGGACCCGTTCTGGAAGCTTGTCTTCTCGAGCCTCGGGTTTTAGCCACACAAGTAGCTCAAGGAGCATGGGAGGGGCGGATTCCTATGAAGTGAAGGCTGAATTGCAACCGAAAAATGCAACTGCTAGTAAGTCGCATTCAGGGGAAGCTGCTACTGCACGTGTGACATCTTCTGCGCCATCTGAAGATACAACTTCTAGAAAAAAGCCTAGGCTAGGTTGGGGTGAAGGACTTGCAAAGTATGAGAAGAAAAAAGTTGAGGGGCCTGAATTAAGTGTTAACAAAGATGGCCCTGTCTCGTCTACTAGTAATATGGAACCTTGTAATGTCTTCAGTCCCAACTTAGTAGATAAAAGCCCAAAACTTACTGGGTTTTCAGACTGTGCATCTCCTGCAACGCCATCTTCTGTTGCCTGCAGTTCCTCACCAG CAGGTGTGGATGATAAATTATTCAGCAAGAGTGCAAACGTGGACAGTGATTTTAGTAATTTGACTGGTTCGCCTGCTCCTGGGTCCCAGAATCATCTGCAGAAGTTCTCTTTTAACTTACATAACTTGGATATTTATTCCTTGAATAATTTGGGGTCTTCAATTGTTGATTTGGTACAATCTGATGATCCCAGTTCTGTGGATTCTGGTTTAGGGAGGTCCAGTGCAATTAATAAGTTGCTGATATGGAAAGCTGACATTTCGAAGGTATTGGAGATGACTGAAACTGAAATTGATTCGCTTGAAAATGAACTCAAGTCTCTTAAATCTGAACCTGGTGATAAATGTCCACCAGCACCGGGCTCACAGGTGGTCGGTAACAATGAAATTTTTTGTGAAGATCTTGCTGGAGTCAATAAGGTCACTCGGCCAGTACCCTTGAAAATTGTTTCTTCTGATGAGCCCGATGTAGAGAAGATGCCTCAGTCTAATAATTTACATAGTATTCATGAAAATGCCAATGAAGAGGATATTGATAGTCCTGGAACAGCAACTTCTAAATTTGTTGAGCCTCTGCCTTTGATTAAAGCAGTTTCGTCATGTGAAGCCAGGGGATATGATAACTTCTCTGCAGATTTGAATGCTCGTCAGTCTGCAGCCGTAAAATCCTTAGTCCCTTGTACTACTAGGAGAAATGCTAGTGTATCTGCTTGTGGTGATAGCAATACTTCTATGGAGGTGAAGGTTAGCTTGGATGCTTCCTCTGGAGCAAGCTTAAGTTATAGCTCGGAGGATATTTACAATACAATTATTTCTTCAAATAAAGAAATTGCTGACAGAGCACATGATGCATTTGCTAAGTTATTGCCCAAAGAATGTTGTAAGATTGATAATGTGGGGGCTAACAACGGCTCATGCACTGGTGGATTAATTGTGGAAAAAATTGCTGAGAAAAAGCAGTTTGCAAGATTTAAGGAGAGAGTTATCGCACTTAAGTTCAAAGCCCTGCATCATGTGTGGAAAGAAGATATGCGCTTACTGTCTATGAAGAAATGCCGCCAAAAATCTCACAAGAAAAATGAACTTAGTGTGCGAACTACCTATAATGGCAATCAGAAGAATCGGTCCTCCATCCGGTCACGTTTTACTTCCCCTG CAGGAAATCATCTAAGCATGGTCCCAACATCAGAGATAATTAATTTTACAAGCACGCTGCTTTCAGAATCCCAAGTCAAAGCTCAGAGAAACGCCCTGAAGATGCCAGCATTGATTTTGGATGAAAAGGAGAAGCTGATTTCAAAGTTCATATCTAGTAATGGGCTGGTTGAAGATCCGTTGGCTGTGGAGAAAGAAAAGGCTATGATCAATCCATGGACATCTGAGGAGAGAGAAATTTTCTTGGAGAAATTTGCTGCCTTGGGAAAAGATTTTCGGAAAATCGCTTCTTTCCTTGACCACAAGACAACTGCTGATTGTGTTGAATTCTACTACAAGAACCATAAATCTGATTGTTTTGTGAAGCTTAAGAAGGAAGGTCTTTGTAAGCTAGGAAAGTCATTTTCAGCTAAAACAAGTTTGGTGGCATCAGGTAAAAAATGGAATCGTGAAGTTAATGCTGCATCGCTTGAGATTTTGAGTGCAGCTTCAGTGATGGCAGACGGTATGTCAGGCAATAAAAAAATGCGTTCAAGAAGTTTCCTTTTGGGGGGATATGGCAATGTAAAAAAATCTAAGGGTGAAGACAGCTTCATAGATAGATCAAGCAGTTTTGACATTCATGGGGATGAAAGAGAGACTGCTGCTGCAGCTGATGTATTGGCTGGTATATGTGGCTCTCTTTCATCTGAGGCCATGAGTTCCTGCATCACAAGTTCAGTTGATCCTGTAGATGGCAACACGGATAGGAAGTTCTTGAAAGCTAATCCTTTGTGCAGAAAACCCTTGACACCTGATGTTACTCAGAATGTTGAGGACGAGACTTGTTCAGATCAGAGCTCGGATGAAATGGATCTTTCCGATTGGACAGATGATGAGAAGGCAGCTTTACTTCAGGCTGTATCATCTTTTGGTAAGGATTTTGCAAAGATAGCACGGTGTGTGGGAACGAAATCCCAAGAACAGTGCAAAGTTTTCTTCAGCAAGGCTCGGAAATGCCTTAGGTTAGACCTCATGCACCCTATACCTGGAAATGGCAGGTCTTTAGGGAATGATGATGCAAATGGTGGAGGTAGTGACACAGATGATGCGTGTGTTGTTGAGACAGGCTCAGCAGTAGGCACTGATAAGTCTGGCACTAAAACAGATGAGGATCTGCCTTCTATGAATGCATTCCATGATGAATCCAACCCTGTCGAACCTAGGAACCTGTCTGCTGAATTGAATGAATCAAAGGAAAATAATTTGACAGCTGTAGATCTTGAAGACATAAATTTGATTTCTGATGCTTGTGCAATTAAGGTGGAATCCAAACTGGGCTCTGATGATGATAGTGAAGTTGTCTTGGCAAGTCCTGATAAGTCTGCCTCAGTTAGTGAGCGAGCAGCTATGATTATGTCTGGTAGCATAGAAGGCGGAAAAGAAAGAGCAAATAAATTGGGAGGTGCAGAATTGATTTCTGCTCCAGAGGTTGTTGAACTGCGCGAGTGTAATTCTGTACCCGCAGATAGACTAACCTCTGAGGTTTCTTTGGGGGGTCTTGGAAATAAATTGAAGACACAGAGAGTGTTGTCACCCCATTGTTTTGATGACAGAGATGATAAACATGAAGCTAATACAGGTGTGGTTGAATTGAAAAGCTCTGTGCAAGATTCAAGCACTTCACTAAATGTCTCACTCTCATCTGTGGGCAGTTCTTATTCAGGATTGTGTTTCGATAGTGAAAATAAGCATGTCTTTGTTGGAAAGCCTCCTATCTCAGCATTATCTTTGAAGGAATTTCATCCAACTGCAAATTCATTGTTGCAAAATGCTGCTGCTGATGTTCAATCTGAGAAAGCAGCTAGTCAAGTTCAACTGTCCTCTACTTCTGACATTCAGGGAATTAGAGATATGCATTGTCATAACCCCATTAGCAATGGTGATCATCAGCTTCCTCTTCCTGGGAACCATCTTATGGCTAGTATCCTGCAGGGCTATCCCTTACAAGTGCCCATTAAGAAGGAAGTGAACGTGAATATGAATTGCAGCGGTTCAGCAACTGAGTTGCCTCTTCTGTCCCAAAAGATTGAACAGGCTGATGATCATTTCAAAACAACATTACGGCGTCCTTCAGATTCAGAAAAGGCATCCAGAAATGGTGATGTGAAGCTTTTTGGAAAAATACTAACCAATCCTTCATCCACTCAGAAGCCAAATTTGACTACCAAGGGAATTGAAGAAAACGGTACCCATCATCCTAAGTTAAGCAACAAGTCTTCTAGTCTGAAATTTTCTGGCCACCATAACACTGATGgacatttgaaaattttgaagtttgaCCGAAATGACCATAATGATTATCTTGGCCTTGAAAACGTTCCCATGAGGAGTTATGGTTTTTGGGATGGGAACAGAATACAGACCGGTCTCTCAGCATTGCCCGATTCGACCATCTTGCTAGCAAAATATCCTGCTGCTTTTAGTAATTATCCTGCATCTTCTGCCATGTTGGAGCACCAGTCATTGCAGACATTTGCTAAGAATAATGAACGGCACCTGAATGGAGCATCTGCTTTTACAACTAGAGACATCAATGGCAGCAATGCTGTGATTGATTATCAAATGTTCAGAAGTAGAGATGTCAAGCACTGCCAAGATGTATTCACTGATATGCAGAGAAGAAATGGTTTTGAAACAATCTCTAGTTTACAGCAGCAGGGGAGGGGAGTGATTGGAATGAATGGTGTTGGAAGACCTGGGATTCTTGTTGGAGGATCTTGCAGTGGTGTCTCGGATCCTGTGGCAGCAATCAAAATGCACTATACCAATTCTGACAAGTATGGTGGTCAGACCGGGAGCATCACAAGAGAGGATGAATCTTGGGGAGGGAAAGGAGACTTAGGAAGGTAG
- the LOC130717772 gene encoding uncharacterized protein LOC130717772 isoform X1, which produces MPPEPLPWDRKDFFKERKHERSESVGSVARWRDSSHHRDFHRWGSAEFRRPPGHGKQGGWHLFSEESGHGYAGSRSGDKMVEEDSRPSISRGDGKYGRSGSRENRGSSGPRDWRGHSWENSNGSQNFSRRPPDVNNDQRSVDDTLAHSSHPHSDFANNSWDQHHLKDQNDKMGGFNGTGTGPRCDRENSLGAADWKPLKWTRSGSLSSRASGFSHTSSSRSMGGADSYEVKAELQPKNATASKSHSGEAATARVTSSAPSEDTTSRKKPRLGWGEGLAKYEKKKVEGPELSVNKDGPVSSTSNMEPCNVFSPNLVDKSPKLTGFSDCASPATPSSVACSSSPEPNFSLVAGVDDKLFSKSANVDSDFSNLTGSPAPGSQNHLQKFSFNLHNLDIYSLNNLGSSIVDLVQSDDPSSVDSGLGRSSAINKLLIWKADISKVLEMTETEIDSLENELKSLKSEPGDKCPPAPGSQVVGNNEIFCEDLAGVNKVTRPVPLKIVSSDEPDVEKMPQSNNLHSIHENANEEDIDSPGTATSKFVEPLPLIKAVSSCEARGYDNFSADLNARQSAAVKSLVPCTTRRNASVSACGDSNTSMEVKVSLDASSGASLSYSSEDIYNTIISSNKEIADRAHDAFAKLLPKECCKIDNVGANNGSCTGGLIVEKIAEKKQFARFKERVIALKFKALHHVWKEDMRLLSMKKCRQKSHKKNELSVRTTYNGNQKNRSSIRSRFTSPAGNHLSMVPTSEIINFTSTLLSESQVKAQRNALKMPALILDEKEKLISKFISSNGLVEDPLAVEKEKAMINPWTSEEREIFLEKFAALGKDFRKIASFLDHKTTADCVEFYYKNHKSDCFVKLKKEGLCKLGKSFSAKTSLVASGKKWNREVNAASLEILSAASVMADGMSGNKKMRSRSFLLGGYGNVKKSKGEDSFIDRSSSFDIHGDERETAAAADVLAGICGSLSSEAMSSCITSSVDPVDGNTDRKFLKANPLCRKPLTPDVTQNVEDETCSDQSSDEMDLSDWTDDEKAALLQAVSSFGKDFAKIARCVGTKSQEQCKVFFSKARKCLRLDLMHPIPGNGRSLGNDDANGGGSDTDDACVVETGSAVGTDKSGTKTDEDLPSMNAFHDESNPVEPRNLSAELNESKENNLTAVDLEDINLISDACAIKVESKLGSDDDSEVVLASPDKSASVSERAAMIMSGSIEGGKERANKLGGAELISAPEVVELRECNSVPADRLTSEVSLGGLGNKLKTQRVLSPHCFDDRDDKHEANTGVVELKSSVQDSSTSLNVSLSSVGSSYSGLCFDSENKHVFVGKPPISALSLKEFHPTANSLLQNAAADVQSEKAASQVQLSSTSDIQGIRDMHCHNPISNGDHQLPLPGNHLMASILQGYPLQVPIKKEVNVNMNCSGSATELPLLSQKIEQADDHFKTTLRRPSDSEKASRNGDVKLFGKILTNPSSTQKPNLTTKGIEENGTHHPKLSNKSSSLKFSGHHNTDGHLKILKFDRNDHNDYLGLENVPMRSYGFWDGNRIQTGLSALPDSTILLAKYPAAFSNYPASSAMLEHQSLQTFAKNNERHLNGASAFTTRDINGSNAVIDYQMFRSRDVKHCQDVFTDMQRRNGFETISSLQQQGRGVIGMNGVGRPGILVGGSCSGVSDPVAAIKMHYTNSDKYGGQTGSITREDESWGGKGDLGR; this is translated from the exons ATGCCGCCTGAACCATTGCCTTGGGATCGAAAGGACTTCTTCAAGGAGAGGAAGCACGAGAGGTCCGAGTCGGTTGGGTCCGTCGCGAGATGGAGAGATTCTTCTCATCACCGGGACTTCCACCGCTGGGGATCGGCCGAGTTTCGCAGACCGCCTG GTCATGGTAAGCAGGGTGGTTGGCACCTGTTTTCCGAGGAATCTGGCCATGGGTACGCGGGTTCTCGGTCCGGCGACAAGATGGTGGAGGAAGATAGTCGGCCATCGATCTCACGTGGTGATGGAAAATATGGCAGGAGCGGTAGCAGGGAAAATAGAGGTTCCTCTGGGCCGAGAGATTGGAGAGGACACTCATGGGAAAACTCTAATGGCTCTCAGAATTTTTCCAGGAGGCCACCAGATGTGAATAATGACCAGAGGTCAGTTGACGATACCCTAGCGCATTCCTCTCATCCACATTCTGATTTTGCGAATAACTCTTGGGATCAGCATCACTTGAAAGACCAGAATGATAAGATGGGTGGTTTCAATGGGACGGGAACAGGCCCCAGATGTGATAGGGAGAATTCTCTCGGTGCAGCTGACTGGAAGCCACTTAAATGGACCCGTTCTGGAAGCTTGTCTTCTCGAGCCTCGGGTTTTAGCCACACAAGTAGCTCAAGGAGCATGGGAGGGGCGGATTCCTATGAAGTGAAGGCTGAATTGCAACCGAAAAATGCAACTGCTAGTAAGTCGCATTCAGGGGAAGCTGCTACTGCACGTGTGACATCTTCTGCGCCATCTGAAGATACAACTTCTAGAAAAAAGCCTAGGCTAGGTTGGGGTGAAGGACTTGCAAAGTATGAGAAGAAAAAAGTTGAGGGGCCTGAATTAAGTGTTAACAAAGATGGCCCTGTCTCGTCTACTAGTAATATGGAACCTTGTAATGTCTTCAGTCCCAACTTAGTAGATAAAAGCCCAAAACTTACTGGGTTTTCAGACTGTGCATCTCCTGCAACGCCATCTTCTGTTGCCTGCAGTTCCTCACCAG AACCTAACTTCAGCCTTGTAGCAGGTGTGGATGATAAATTATTCAGCAAGAGTGCAAACGTGGACAGTGATTTTAGTAATTTGACTGGTTCGCCTGCTCCTGGGTCCCAGAATCATCTGCAGAAGTTCTCTTTTAACTTACATAACTTGGATATTTATTCCTTGAATAATTTGGGGTCTTCAATTGTTGATTTGGTACAATCTGATGATCCCAGTTCTGTGGATTCTGGTTTAGGGAGGTCCAGTGCAATTAATAAGTTGCTGATATGGAAAGCTGACATTTCGAAGGTATTGGAGATGACTGAAACTGAAATTGATTCGCTTGAAAATGAACTCAAGTCTCTTAAATCTGAACCTGGTGATAAATGTCCACCAGCACCGGGCTCACAGGTGGTCGGTAACAATGAAATTTTTTGTGAAGATCTTGCTGGAGTCAATAAGGTCACTCGGCCAGTACCCTTGAAAATTGTTTCTTCTGATGAGCCCGATGTAGAGAAGATGCCTCAGTCTAATAATTTACATAGTATTCATGAAAATGCCAATGAAGAGGATATTGATAGTCCTGGAACAGCAACTTCTAAATTTGTTGAGCCTCTGCCTTTGATTAAAGCAGTTTCGTCATGTGAAGCCAGGGGATATGATAACTTCTCTGCAGATTTGAATGCTCGTCAGTCTGCAGCCGTAAAATCCTTAGTCCCTTGTACTACTAGGAGAAATGCTAGTGTATCTGCTTGTGGTGATAGCAATACTTCTATGGAGGTGAAGGTTAGCTTGGATGCTTCCTCTGGAGCAAGCTTAAGTTATAGCTCGGAGGATATTTACAATACAATTATTTCTTCAAATAAAGAAATTGCTGACAGAGCACATGATGCATTTGCTAAGTTATTGCCCAAAGAATGTTGTAAGATTGATAATGTGGGGGCTAACAACGGCTCATGCACTGGTGGATTAATTGTGGAAAAAATTGCTGAGAAAAAGCAGTTTGCAAGATTTAAGGAGAGAGTTATCGCACTTAAGTTCAAAGCCCTGCATCATGTGTGGAAAGAAGATATGCGCTTACTGTCTATGAAGAAATGCCGCCAAAAATCTCACAAGAAAAATGAACTTAGTGTGCGAACTACCTATAATGGCAATCAGAAGAATCGGTCCTCCATCCGGTCACGTTTTACTTCCCCTG CAGGAAATCATCTAAGCATGGTCCCAACATCAGAGATAATTAATTTTACAAGCACGCTGCTTTCAGAATCCCAAGTCAAAGCTCAGAGAAACGCCCTGAAGATGCCAGCATTGATTTTGGATGAAAAGGAGAAGCTGATTTCAAAGTTCATATCTAGTAATGGGCTGGTTGAAGATCCGTTGGCTGTGGAGAAAGAAAAGGCTATGATCAATCCATGGACATCTGAGGAGAGAGAAATTTTCTTGGAGAAATTTGCTGCCTTGGGAAAAGATTTTCGGAAAATCGCTTCTTTCCTTGACCACAAGACAACTGCTGATTGTGTTGAATTCTACTACAAGAACCATAAATCTGATTGTTTTGTGAAGCTTAAGAAGGAAGGTCTTTGTAAGCTAGGAAAGTCATTTTCAGCTAAAACAAGTTTGGTGGCATCAGGTAAAAAATGGAATCGTGAAGTTAATGCTGCATCGCTTGAGATTTTGAGTGCAGCTTCAGTGATGGCAGACGGTATGTCAGGCAATAAAAAAATGCGTTCAAGAAGTTTCCTTTTGGGGGGATATGGCAATGTAAAAAAATCTAAGGGTGAAGACAGCTTCATAGATAGATCAAGCAGTTTTGACATTCATGGGGATGAAAGAGAGACTGCTGCTGCAGCTGATGTATTGGCTGGTATATGTGGCTCTCTTTCATCTGAGGCCATGAGTTCCTGCATCACAAGTTCAGTTGATCCTGTAGATGGCAACACGGATAGGAAGTTCTTGAAAGCTAATCCTTTGTGCAGAAAACCCTTGACACCTGATGTTACTCAGAATGTTGAGGACGAGACTTGTTCAGATCAGAGCTCGGATGAAATGGATCTTTCCGATTGGACAGATGATGAGAAGGCAGCTTTACTTCAGGCTGTATCATCTTTTGGTAAGGATTTTGCAAAGATAGCACGGTGTGTGGGAACGAAATCCCAAGAACAGTGCAAAGTTTTCTTCAGCAAGGCTCGGAAATGCCTTAGGTTAGACCTCATGCACCCTATACCTGGAAATGGCAGGTCTTTAGGGAATGATGATGCAAATGGTGGAGGTAGTGACACAGATGATGCGTGTGTTGTTGAGACAGGCTCAGCAGTAGGCACTGATAAGTCTGGCACTAAAACAGATGAGGATCTGCCTTCTATGAATGCATTCCATGATGAATCCAACCCTGTCGAACCTAGGAACCTGTCTGCTGAATTGAATGAATCAAAGGAAAATAATTTGACAGCTGTAGATCTTGAAGACATAAATTTGATTTCTGATGCTTGTGCAATTAAGGTGGAATCCAAACTGGGCTCTGATGATGATAGTGAAGTTGTCTTGGCAAGTCCTGATAAGTCTGCCTCAGTTAGTGAGCGAGCAGCTATGATTATGTCTGGTAGCATAGAAGGCGGAAAAGAAAGAGCAAATAAATTGGGAGGTGCAGAATTGATTTCTGCTCCAGAGGTTGTTGAACTGCGCGAGTGTAATTCTGTACCCGCAGATAGACTAACCTCTGAGGTTTCTTTGGGGGGTCTTGGAAATAAATTGAAGACACAGAGAGTGTTGTCACCCCATTGTTTTGATGACAGAGATGATAAACATGAAGCTAATACAGGTGTGGTTGAATTGAAAAGCTCTGTGCAAGATTCAAGCACTTCACTAAATGTCTCACTCTCATCTGTGGGCAGTTCTTATTCAGGATTGTGTTTCGATAGTGAAAATAAGCATGTCTTTGTTGGAAAGCCTCCTATCTCAGCATTATCTTTGAAGGAATTTCATCCAACTGCAAATTCATTGTTGCAAAATGCTGCTGCTGATGTTCAATCTGAGAAAGCAGCTAGTCAAGTTCAACTGTCCTCTACTTCTGACATTCAGGGAATTAGAGATATGCATTGTCATAACCCCATTAGCAATGGTGATCATCAGCTTCCTCTTCCTGGGAACCATCTTATGGCTAGTATCCTGCAGGGCTATCCCTTACAAGTGCCCATTAAGAAGGAAGTGAACGTGAATATGAATTGCAGCGGTTCAGCAACTGAGTTGCCTCTTCTGTCCCAAAAGATTGAACAGGCTGATGATCATTTCAAAACAACATTACGGCGTCCTTCAGATTCAGAAAAGGCATCCAGAAATGGTGATGTGAAGCTTTTTGGAAAAATACTAACCAATCCTTCATCCACTCAGAAGCCAAATTTGACTACCAAGGGAATTGAAGAAAACGGTACCCATCATCCTAAGTTAAGCAACAAGTCTTCTAGTCTGAAATTTTCTGGCCACCATAACACTGATGgacatttgaaaattttgaagtttgaCCGAAATGACCATAATGATTATCTTGGCCTTGAAAACGTTCCCATGAGGAGTTATGGTTTTTGGGATGGGAACAGAATACAGACCGGTCTCTCAGCATTGCCCGATTCGACCATCTTGCTAGCAAAATATCCTGCTGCTTTTAGTAATTATCCTGCATCTTCTGCCATGTTGGAGCACCAGTCATTGCAGACATTTGCTAAGAATAATGAACGGCACCTGAATGGAGCATCTGCTTTTACAACTAGAGACATCAATGGCAGCAATGCTGTGATTGATTATCAAATGTTCAGAAGTAGAGATGTCAAGCACTGCCAAGATGTATTCACTGATATGCAGAGAAGAAATGGTTTTGAAACAATCTCTAGTTTACAGCAGCAGGGGAGGGGAGTGATTGGAATGAATGGTGTTGGAAGACCTGGGATTCTTGTTGGAGGATCTTGCAGTGGTGTCTCGGATCCTGTGGCAGCAATCAAAATGCACTATACCAATTCTGACAAGTATGGTGGTCAGACCGGGAGCATCACAAGAGAGGATGAATCTTGGGGAGGGAAAGGAGACTTAGGAAGGTAG